The following proteins are encoded in a genomic region of Chryseobacterium cucumeris:
- the purM gene encoding phosphoribosylformylglycinamidine cyclo-ligase — translation MSNTYKSAGVDKEEGYKTVDKIKKAVGETHNSNVLNHLGSFGAFYEIGGYKNPVLVSGTDGVGTKLKVALDTKKYDSIGVDCFAMCANDILCHGAKPLFFLDYLACGKLDSEIAAEIVLGMVAACKDNNCALIGGETAEMPGMYQPGDYDVAGFCVGIVEKDQIIDGSKIKAGNKIIALPSSGFHSNGFSLVRKVFPDFEEEFEGKPLYETLLVPTRLYYKDIHKVLEEVRVEGIAHITGGGLYENVPRIIPEGLCASIDESKIRIPSVMLELEKRGGVARKEMHGTFNMGVGMVIVVDAEHAEKVLHLLDDAYEIGEITEGAEKINLKF, via the coding sequence ATGAGCAACACTTACAAATCAGCAGGAGTAGACAAAGAAGAAGGATACAAAACGGTTGACAAGATCAAAAAAGCGGTCGGTGAAACCCACAATTCCAATGTACTGAACCACTTGGGAAGTTTTGGTGCTTTCTATGAAATCGGAGGATACAAAAATCCGGTTCTTGTATCAGGAACAGATGGAGTAGGAACAAAGCTGAAAGTAGCTTTAGATACTAAAAAATATGATTCTATCGGGGTAGATTGCTTCGCAATGTGTGCCAACGATATTCTTTGCCACGGTGCTAAACCTTTATTCTTCCTGGATTATCTGGCTTGCGGAAAGCTGGATTCGGAAATCGCTGCAGAAATCGTTTTAGGAATGGTTGCCGCTTGTAAGGATAACAACTGTGCACTGATTGGAGGAGAAACTGCTGAAATGCCCGGAATGTACCAGCCTGGAGATTACGATGTTGCCGGATTCTGTGTAGGAATCGTAGAAAAAGACCAGATCATTGACGGTTCTAAGATCAAAGCTGGAAACAAAATTATTGCATTACCAAGCTCAGGATTCCACTCAAACGGATTCTCTTTAGTAAGAAAAGTATTCCCGGATTTTGAGGAAGAGTTTGAAGGAAAACCATTATACGAGACGCTTTTAGTTCCTACAAGACTATACTACAAAGATATTCACAAAGTATTGGAAGAAGTAAGAGTAGAAGGAATTGCCCACATCACAGGAGGTGGTCTTTACGAAAACGTTCCAAGAATTATTCCGGAAGGACTTTGTGCTTCTATCGACGAATCAAAAATCAGAATTCCTAGTGTGATGCTTGAACTTGAAAAAAGAGGTGGAGTGGCACGTAAAGAAATGCACGGAACATTCAATATGGGCGTAGGAATGGTAATCGTTGTAGATGCTGAACATGCTGAAAAAGTATTGCACCTTTTAGATGATGCTTACGAAATCGGAGAAATCACTGAAGGAGCAGAGAAAATTAATTTGAAATTTTAA
- a CDS encoding NADPH-dependent FMN reductase, whose amino-acid sequence MKILAIAGSNSEVSMNKQLVAYASTLFENAEVEVIDLNPFEMPIYKHERELAGGVPQEAHDFAAKIDGADVLLVSLGEHNGTYSTAFKNVFDWVSRIKDRTVWNEVPMLLMSTSPGGRGGAGVLEAASKRFPFHGGNVVETFSLPFFNDNFDKAAQKISNEEKDSELKEKIKKIAVIETILEK is encoded by the coding sequence ATGAAAATTTTAGCAATAGCAGGAAGTAATTCAGAAGTTTCAATGAACAAGCAGTTGGTAGCCTATGCATCAACGTTATTTGAAAATGCAGAAGTAGAAGTAATCGATTTAAACCCTTTCGAAATGCCTATCTATAAACACGAAAGAGAATTAGCAGGCGGTGTTCCACAGGAAGCTCATGATTTCGCAGCAAAAATTGACGGTGCTGATGTATTACTTGTTTCTTTGGGAGAGCACAACGGAACGTATTCTACAGCATTCAAAAATGTGTTCGACTGGGTATCCAGAATCAAAGACAGAACAGTCTGGAACGAAGTACCAATGCTATTGATGTCTACATCTCCGGGCGGTAGAGGTGGTGCAGGTGTTTTGGAAGCAGCATCAAAGCGTTTCCCTTTCCACGGAGGAAATGTGGTGGAAACATTTTCACTTCCTTTCTTTAATGATAACTTTGATAAAGCCGCTCAGAAAATTTCTAATGAAGAGAAAGACAGTGAGTTAAAAGAAAAAATTAAGAAGATTGCAGTCATTGAAACAATCCTTGAAAAATAG